From the genome of Mycetocola spongiae, one region includes:
- a CDS encoding DUF3054 domain-containing protein — protein sequence MARARFSPVRAVVSAAALDALLIIIFVMIGRRSHEENGDFLAVLNTAWPFLAAAALGWVVTLAWRNPIALRWTGPLIWLSTVVVGLPLRVLAGGNAPIGFIIVTAVVLAVFLIGWRALALLVIHRRSRAEKRP from the coding sequence ATGGCTCGTGCACGCTTTTCCCCCGTCCGCGCCGTCGTTTCGGCGGCGGCCCTCGACGCGCTCCTGATCATCATTTTTGTCATGATCGGGCGGCGCAGCCACGAGGAGAACGGCGATTTCCTGGCCGTGCTGAATACCGCGTGGCCCTTCCTGGCCGCGGCCGCACTCGGTTGGGTGGTCACCCTTGCGTGGCGCAATCCGATCGCGCTGCGCTGGACGGGACCGCTGATCTGGCTCTCCACCGTGGTGGTGGGTCTTCCCCTGCGGGTCTTGGCCGGGGGGAATGCCCCGATCGGGTTTATCATCGTCACCGCCGTGGTGCTCGCGGTCTTTTTGATCGGCTGGCGGGCGCTCGCGCTGCTCGTGATCCACCGCCGCTCGCGCGCCGAGAAGCGCCCCTAG